A stretch of Candidatus Symbiobacter mobilis CR DNA encodes these proteins:
- a CDS encoding helix-turn-helix domain-containing protein yields the protein MSKIIESLRGDLAALHEAGAISKVTMRQFDAICPPPVREFSAADIKRLREALQFSQPVFALHLHTSASTVRKWEQGDTRPTGPALRLLNVIADKGLQAII from the coding sequence GTGAGCAAGATCATTGAATCCCTGCGTGGCGATCTGGCTGCGCTCCACGAAGCGGGAGCGATCAGCAAGGTGACGATGCGCCAGTTCGACGCGATCTGCCCGCCGCCGGTGCGGGAATTCAGCGCTGCCGACATCAAACGCCTGCGTGAAGCCTTGCAATTCAGCCAGCCGGTGTTCGCTCTGCATTTGCATACATCGGCCTCGACCGTGCGCAAATGGGAGCAAGGCGACACCCGTCCCACGGGACCGGCCCTCAGGCTGCTCAACGTCATCGCTGATAAAGGCCTGCAAGCCATCATCTGA
- a CDS encoding type II toxin-antitoxin system RelE/ParE family toxin, translated as MRRILKRKDFARWQVGEKLSDAALCKAVLEMDNGLVDADLGGFLYKKRVARPGCGKSGGYRTLLAARIGSRYVFLHGFPKSDKANITQDEKKALQFAGKVFLELSAEALSKALQSGVLWEVHCEQDH; from the coding sequence ATGAGGCGCATCCTCAAGCGAAAGGATTTTGCGCGGTGGCAGGTGGGCGAAAAGCTGTCCGATGCCGCCTTGTGCAAAGCGGTGCTGGAGATGGACAACGGTCTGGTTGACGCGGACTTGGGTGGCTTTCTCTACAAGAAGCGGGTTGCCCGCCCCGGCTGCGGCAAGAGCGGCGGCTACCGCACGCTGCTGGCGGCCCGGATCGGCAGCCGCTATGTGTTCCTGCATGGGTTCCCCAAAAGTGACAAGGCGAACATCACGCAGGACGAGAAGAAGGCGCTGCAATTCGCAGGCAAGGTGTTCTTGGAACTGTCCGCCGAGGCTTTGTCGAAGGCGTTGCAGTCGGGCGTGTTATGGGAGGTGCATTGTGAGCAAGATCATTGA
- a CDS encoding GNAT family N-acetyltransferase: MFRNRDSDKVRIEQATAADITALSDLLSVLFSQEEEFTPNAQAQHLGLARIIGNPDIGVVLVARQGNHIVGMTNLLFTISTALGDKVALLEDMVVLPACRGTGIGTMLLSAAISFARMQGCQRITLLTDRCNAAAQWFYAKQGFVVSSMVPMRLSLA; the protein is encoded by the coding sequence GTGTTTCGCAACCGTGATTCGGACAAAGTGCGTATCGAGCAGGCAACCGCAGCGGATATCACCGCGTTGAGCGATTTGCTTTCGGTGTTGTTCTCGCAAGAGGAAGAATTCACGCCCAATGCACAGGCTCAGCATTTGGGGCTGGCTCGAATCATTGGCAACCCCGATATCGGGGTTGTGTTGGTTGCAAGGCAGGGTAATCACATCGTTGGAATGACCAATCTCTTATTCACCATATCTACTGCACTCGGCGACAAGGTTGCGTTGCTAGAAGATATGGTTGTGTTGCCTGCTTGTCGTGGAACGGGGATTGGCACGATGCTTCTTTCTGCGGCCATTTCTTTCGCACGAATGCAAGGCTGTCAGCGCATCACATTGCTGACGGATCGATGCAATGCAGCGGCTCAGTGGTTCTATGCGAAGCAGGGCTTTGTCGTGTCCAGCATGGTTCCCATGCGCCTATCGTTGGCATGA
- a CDS encoding hydrogenase maturation protease has protein sequence MRIAPLLVLAWGNPARGDDALGPSFLEALHNVLPQREQVELLEDFQLMPEHALDLLGRERVLFVDASATAAAPFTTRPLHAAQDASHTTHALSPEAVLQVYLTLQGHPAPPSTLLAIRGEQFELGQSLSPSAQAHLQAAVQWAVEQWAVEQCAIEQ, from the coding sequence ATGCGCATAGCGCCGTTACTGGTATTGGCTTGGGGCAATCCCGCCCGGGGCGACGATGCGCTAGGCCCCAGTTTTTTGGAAGCACTGCACAACGTTTTGCCGCAGCGAGAACAGGTCGAGCTGCTCGAAGACTTTCAATTGATGCCCGAACACGCGCTTGATCTCCTTGGCAGGGAGCGGGTGTTGTTCGTCGATGCCAGCGCCACCGCAGCCGCCCCCTTCACCACACGCCCCCTGCACGCCGCGCAGGATGCCAGCCACACCACCCACGCTTTGTCGCCAGAGGCGGTGCTCCAGGTCTATCTGACCCTGCAAGGCCACCCCGCGCCGCCGAGTACGCTGCTGGCCATCCGGGGCGAACAGTTCGAGCTGGGGCAAAGCCTAAGCCCCAGCGCCCAGGCCCATCTGCAAGCCGCCGTGCAATGGGCGGTGGAGCAGTGGGCAGTGGAGCAATGTGCTATAGAGCAATAG
- a CDS encoding Ni/Fe hydrogenase subunit alpha: protein MVFALETAPSPAGLRRVAIEPVSRVEGHGKVTLLLDERNHVVQARLHIVEFRGFEKFIEGRPYWEVPVMVQRLCGICPVSHHLAAAKAFDRVVGAAPITASATAVRRLMHYGQMLQSHALHFFHLSSPDLLFGFDADVAKRNVVGVVQEHPDIAKKGVMLRKFGQEVIRMTAGKRIHGTGAIPGGVNKLLTAEDRDTLLRDVGQMLQWAQDAVDIAKQLHAMNPSLYRHFAHFRSNWMSIVRSDGAMDLYDGLLRVRDDNGKILYDGVEDQRYLDLIEEGVRSWSYMKFPHLCSLGPEKGWYRVGPLARVQNCDFIPTERAEAERKAFVAWGQGEVIHSSLAYHWARMIEMLHCVEVIRDLLQDPALLSGDKVVTGTRHRSGVGVLEAPRGTLIHDYDVGDDDLVTRCNLIVSTTHNNQAMNEAVRCVARDHLDGHEITEGLLNHIEVAIRAYDPCLSCATHALGKMPLEVTLVGADGTVLDRAYTAAACADTLTA from the coding sequence ATGGTTTTTGCACTGGAAACAGCCCCCAGCCCCGCAGGATTGCGGCGGGTCGCCATTGAGCCTGTCTCCCGCGTCGAGGGGCACGGCAAGGTCACGTTGCTGCTTGACGAGCGCAACCACGTTGTGCAGGCACGGCTGCATATCGTCGAGTTCCGTGGCTTCGAGAAATTCATCGAAGGCAGGCCGTATTGGGAAGTGCCGGTAATGGTGCAGCGCCTGTGCGGCATCTGCCCCGTTTCGCACCATCTGGCTGCGGCCAAAGCCTTCGACCGCGTGGTGGGCGCGGCCCCCATCACCGCCAGCGCCACGGCAGTGCGGCGGCTGATGCACTACGGGCAAATGTTGCAATCGCACGCGCTGCATTTTTTTCATCTCTCGTCGCCCGACCTGCTCTTCGGCTTTGATGCCGACGTGGCCAAGCGCAACGTGGTCGGCGTAGTGCAGGAGCACCCGGACATCGCCAAAAAAGGGGTAATGCTGCGCAAGTTTGGCCAGGAAGTCATCCGCATGACTGCGGGCAAGCGGATTCACGGAACGGGTGCGATTCCCGGCGGGGTCAACAAGTTGCTGACCGCCGAAGACCGGGATACCCTGCTGCGCGACGTGGGGCAGATGTTGCAGTGGGCGCAGGATGCGGTGGACATCGCCAAGCAGCTTCACGCGATGAACCCCTCGCTGTACCGGCACTTTGCGCATTTCCGCTCGAACTGGATGTCGATCGTCCGCAGCGATGGGGCGATGGACTTGTACGACGGCTTGCTGCGCGTGCGTGACGACAACGGCAAGATCCTCTACGACGGCGTCGAAGACCAGCGATACCTCGACCTGATCGAAGAAGGCGTGCGATCCTGGAGCTATATGAAGTTTCCGCACCTGTGCAGCCTGGGGCCGGAAAAGGGCTGGTACCGCGTAGGCCCGCTGGCTCGGGTGCAAAACTGCGACTTCATCCCCACCGAGCGCGCTGAAGCCGAACGCAAAGCCTTCGTTGCCTGGGGGCAGGGGGAGGTGATCCATTCTTCGCTGGCGTACCACTGGGCACGGATGATCGAAATGCTCCATTGCGTCGAAGTCATCCGCGACCTGCTGCAAGACCCCGCCCTACTCTCCGGCGACAAAGTGGTGACCGGAACGCGCCATCGCAGCGGGGTAGGGGTACTCGAAGCCCCGCGTGGAACGCTGATCCATGACTATGACGTGGGCGACGACGACCTGGTGACGCGCTGCAACCTGATCGTCTCGACCACGCACAACAACCAGGCGATGAACGAGGCCGTGCGTTGCGTTGCGCGTGACCACCTCGACGGGCACGAAATTACCGAAGGGCTGCTCAACCATATCGAGGTAGCAATTCGCGCCTACGACCCCTGCCTCTCATGCGCAACGCACGCGCTGGGCAAGATGCCGCTCGAAGTCACCCTTGTCGGCGCGGATGGCACGGTGCTGGATCGGGCGTATACAGCGGCGGCCTGTGCCGATACGCTGACGGCGTAA
- a CDS encoding nickel-dependent hydrogenase small subunit — MNRKSPPLHAPRKRRLATVSLAGCFGCHMSFLDIDERLLDLLEYIEFDRTPLTDIKTIGRCDLGIIEGGLCNAENVQVLREFRAHCKTLVAVGACAVNGGLPAQRNQHDVGLLLRDVYCTQTGVSKGSRVPSDPELPLPLNRVHPVHEVVQVDHFLPGCPPSADAFWAFLNDWLAGRTPQLPTALIRYD; from the coding sequence ATGAACCGCAAGTCCCCCCCACTACACGCGCCGCGCAAGCGTAGGTTGGCTACGGTATCGCTGGCCGGCTGCTTTGGATGCCACATGTCCTTTTTGGATATCGACGAGCGCCTGCTTGATCTGCTGGAATACATCGAATTCGACCGCACCCCACTCACCGACATCAAAACGATTGGGCGCTGTGACCTGGGCATCATCGAAGGCGGCCTGTGCAATGCCGAAAACGTGCAAGTGCTGCGCGAGTTCCGGGCGCATTGCAAGACCCTGGTGGCTGTAGGTGCTTGCGCAGTCAACGGGGGGCTGCCCGCGCAGCGCAACCAGCATGACGTAGGGCTGCTGCTGCGGGACGTCTACTGCACACAAACTGGTGTGTCCAAGGGGAGCCGCGTTCCCAGTGACCCGGAATTGCCCTTGCCGCTCAACCGGGTGCATCCGGTGCATGAGGTGGTACAGGTCGATCACTTTCTGCCTGGGTGCCCGCCCAGTGCAGACGCTTTTTGGGCATTTCTGAACGATTGGCTGGCTGGGCGTACCCCGCAATTGCCCACTGCGCTGATTCGCTACGACTAG
- a CDS encoding 2Fe-2S iron-sulfur cluster-binding protein → MTSHRIDALSPGVFSLDGRDIEFGPGDTIMQAVTRAGGYIPHLCWMEGFHPHGSCRLCTVKVNGRMGAACTVLASTGQIVESDTEELRTLRRTLLQMLFVEGNHFCPSCEKSGNCRLQATAYEAGMTGPHFEEFYPQRKVDASHPDLLLDLNRCILCELCVRASHDLDGKDVFAVSGHGIDAHLVVNSPSGLLGDSALLATDHAAKVCPVGALLPKRQGFAVPIGKRKFDLKPISASSPFDEAPQ, encoded by the coding sequence ATGACCAGCCACCGTATCGACGCATTAAGCCCGGGCGTGTTTTCGCTCGATGGCAGAGACATTGAATTTGGCCCTGGCGACACGATCATGCAGGCCGTCACCCGCGCTGGCGGGTACATCCCGCATCTGTGCTGGATGGAAGGCTTCCACCCCCATGGCTCGTGCCGTCTCTGCACCGTCAAGGTCAATGGGCGCATGGGTGCGGCGTGTACCGTGCTCGCCAGCACCGGGCAGATCGTCGAAAGCGATACCGAGGAATTGCGCACCCTGCGCCGTACCTTGCTACAAATGCTCTTTGTAGAAGGCAACCATTTCTGCCCCTCCTGCGAAAAGAGCGGCAACTGCCGTTTGCAGGCCACAGCCTATGAGGCCGGAATGACCGGCCCGCATTTCGAGGAGTTCTACCCCCAGCGCAAGGTCGATGCCAGCCACCCTGACCTGCTGCTTGACCTCAACCGCTGCATCCTGTGCGAGTTGTGCGTGCGCGCCAGCCATGACCTTGATGGAAAGGATGTTTTTGCCGTCAGCGGGCATGGCATCGACGCGCACCTAGTCGTCAACAGCCCCAGTGGGTTGTTGGGAGACAGTGCCCTCCTTGCCACGGATCATGCTGCGAAGGTTTGCCCCGTCGGGGCGCTGCTGCCCAAGCGGCAAGGCTTTGCCGTTCCGATTGGCAAGCGAAAGTTTGACCTGAAGCCCATTTCCGCGTCTTCCCCATTCGACGAGGCACCGCAATGA
- a CDS encoding NAD(P)H-dependent oxidoreductase subunit E produces MNHASTPPSVNAVDAVKAVDAAPLLEHYHHDPHALVQILREYQALQGWLPRSALEDIARGLRLTLAHVEGVAGFYRFLHTENVGEYRILFSDNITDRMLGSEALMADLCQRLHVVPGKMRADGRVSVDTTSCTGLCDQGPALLINHQHVVTQLSPTRVEHLAALIEQRVPPQQWPTQWSAVDESIRLADVKLGEQPVPGQALAVVRARGPLAMLEEIKRSKLRGRGGAGYATGTKWQLCRNAVGQAHYVVCNADEGEPGTFKDRVLLSRCADAVIEGMTIAAMIVGAKQGLIYLRGEYRFLLDHLESVLRSRREKGLLGPEFDIVIHLGAGAYVCGEESALIESLEGQRGVPRIRPPFPVECGYLGQPTTVNNVETFCAVTHIALHGAAWWSSIGTAQSTGTKIHSVSGDCERPGMYEYPFGTRIGRILEDCGARDTQAVQVGGPSGVCLSASEFGRRIGFEDVPTAGAFMVFDRSRDMFEVARNFAHFFAHESCGFCTPCRVGNELVVRRLDKLSRGHGSTRDIDELRELDKLMHGATHCGLGAAACNPLRDTIAKFRPAYEKHLHSLHFVPGFDLDAELSQARLVTARDDDGAHLETML; encoded by the coding sequence ATGAACCATGCTTCGACCCCCCCTAGTGTGAATGCTGTGGATGCTGTGAAGGCCGTGGATGCGGCGCCCCTGCTGGAGCACTACCACCACGACCCCCACGCTCTCGTGCAAATTTTGCGCGAGTACCAGGCACTACAGGGCTGGCTTCCCCGCTCCGCGTTGGAAGATATTGCCCGGGGCTTGCGACTTACGCTGGCGCATGTGGAAGGGGTTGCAGGGTTTTACCGGTTTCTCCATACCGAGAACGTGGGGGAGTACCGCATCCTGTTCAGTGACAACATTACTGACCGGATGCTCGGCAGCGAAGCCCTGATGGCCGACCTATGCCAGCGGCTTCATGTGGTGCCCGGCAAGATGCGTGCCGACGGACGGGTAAGCGTGGACACCACCTCCTGCACCGGGCTATGCGATCAAGGGCCTGCCCTGCTGATCAACCACCAGCATGTGGTGACGCAACTCTCGCCGACGCGGGTCGAGCACCTTGCTGCGTTGATCGAGCAGCGCGTTCCGCCACAGCAGTGGCCGACGCAGTGGTCTGCAGTGGACGAGTCGATTCGCCTTGCCGATGTCAAGCTCGGCGAGCAACCCGTCCCCGGCCAGGCGCTGGCTGTCGTGCGGGCACGCGGGCCATTGGCGATGCTTGAAGAAATCAAGCGTTCCAAATTGCGTGGGCGGGGCGGGGCAGGGTATGCCACCGGAACCAAATGGCAGCTTTGTCGCAACGCCGTGGGGCAGGCGCACTATGTGGTGTGCAATGCCGACGAAGGCGAGCCGGGGACCTTCAAAGACCGGGTGCTGCTGAGCCGTTGCGCCGACGCCGTCATCGAAGGAATGACCATCGCCGCCATGATCGTCGGCGCCAAACAAGGGCTGATCTACTTGCGCGGCGAGTACCGCTTCTTGCTCGATCACCTGGAATCCGTCTTGCGCAGCCGCCGCGAAAAAGGCCTGCTGGGGCCGGAGTTCGACATCGTCATCCACCTCGGCGCTGGCGCCTACGTCTGCGGCGAAGAATCCGCGCTGATCGAGTCGCTCGAAGGCCAACGCGGTGTTCCGCGCATTCGCCCGCCTTTCCCGGTCGAATGTGGGTACTTGGGCCAGCCTACGACGGTCAACAACGTCGAAACTTTTTGTGCAGTCACGCACATTGCCTTGCATGGCGCGGCGTGGTGGAGCAGCATCGGCACTGCGCAATCGACCGGAACCAAGATCCATTCCGTCAGCGGTGACTGCGAGCGCCCGGGGATGTACGAATACCCCTTCGGCACACGCATCGGCCGCATCCTGGAAGACTGCGGAGCGAGAGATACCCAGGCCGTGCAGGTCGGTGGGCCTTCGGGGGTTTGTCTGTCGGCGTCGGAGTTCGGGCGGCGCATCGGCTTTGAGGACGTTCCTACCGCCGGGGCGTTCATGGTGTTCGACCGCTCGCGCGACATGTTCGAGGTAGCGCGCAACTTTGCGCACTTCTTTGCGCACGAAAGCTGTGGCTTCTGCACCCCATGCCGCGTGGGCAACGAGCTGGTCGTGCGCAGGCTCGACAAACTGTCCCGTGGCCATGGATCGACGCGAGACATCGATGAGCTGCGCGAGCTGGACAAGCTGATGCATGGCGCCACCCATTGCGGCCTGGGTGCTGCGGCGTGCAACCCCTTGCGGGACACGATTGCCAAATTCCGCCCGGCGTACGAAAAGCACCTGCATTCCCTGCACTTCGTCCCCGGTTTCGACTTGGACGCAGAGCTATCCCAAGCCCGCCTGGTCACCGCACGTGACGACGATGGTGCCCACCTGGAGACGATGCTATGA
- a CDS encoding methyl-accepting chemotaxis protein, translating into MSNTATTWKNLGLGAKLAISNFVFVAIVLSLLIGSISYSLMGMIEERSISDVTEKTKLLVELIDSADKELQSRTALLAKAWQSSLAGTFELDPTTMDVGGHPAPTLRLNGQPLNAEFALVDQYTSNTGAVATVFAKTGDDFIRITTSLKNEQGNRAIGTLLGQAHPGYKIVSEGRTYVGLATLFGKQFMTRYDPIRDEQGQLIGLSFIGLDFTDYLVSLKSTMREMKIGKNGYYYVLDTGSGDRYGKMVLHPSLEGKDMLDTKDTDGREFIKEILEKKNGIIRYPWINQEMGESQARDKIAAYAYLPSWNWVIVGSTYLDEYTGAVTTMRNSYALVGLVLILLLSSGLNWMIRRMIFTPMGRVILAAQAIANGDLQTTLRVESEDEVGQLMLAINNIGQGLSGVVQSVREISHGIATASHAVAQDNSDLCARTEAQANSLEQTDVSMEELRQAVQHNAHGAHQANQLALGASEVAAQGGTAVSEVVNTMQGINAASRKIADIIGVIDAIAFQTNILALNAAVEAARAGEQGRGFAVVASEVRSLAGRAAQAAKEIKALINTSVERVEQGMVQVDRAGTTMTEVVHSIRKVTDLMGEISAASGEQSHGVEQVGGAIHHIDQVTKENAALVEKMAATAVELQNQSDELVRMVSAFRVGDSDHSRPKLRALSA; encoded by the coding sequence ATGTCAAACACTGCAACGACTTGGAAAAACCTGGGGCTTGGCGCAAAACTCGCAATAAGCAATTTCGTTTTCGTCGCCATCGTTTTGTCTTTGCTGATCGGGAGCATTTCTTATTCCTTGATGGGAATGATCGAAGAACGCTCCATTTCCGATGTGACTGAGAAAACCAAGTTGTTGGTCGAATTGATCGATTCTGCCGACAAGGAACTCCAAAGCCGAACCGCATTATTAGCCAAAGCTTGGCAGTCAAGTTTGGCCGGGACATTCGAACTCGATCCTACAACCATGGATGTCGGGGGGCACCCAGCGCCTACGCTGCGGCTCAATGGCCAGCCCCTGAATGCCGAATTTGCGCTCGTGGATCAATACACTTCCAATACCGGAGCCGTGGCCACTGTATTCGCCAAGACGGGAGACGATTTCATTCGCATCACCACATCGCTCAAAAACGAACAAGGAAACCGCGCCATCGGCACCTTGCTCGGCCAGGCCCACCCTGGCTACAAAATCGTGAGCGAAGGCAGAACCTACGTAGGACTGGCAACGCTGTTTGGCAAACAGTTCATGACGCGATACGACCCCATTCGCGACGAGCAAGGCCAATTGATCGGGCTGAGTTTTATCGGCCTCGATTTCACTGATTACCTCGTGAGCCTGAAATCCACAATGCGCGAAATGAAAATTGGAAAAAACGGTTACTACTATGTCCTCGATACTGGATCGGGTGACCGCTATGGCAAGATGGTGCTCCACCCCTCACTGGAGGGGAAAGATATGCTCGATACCAAAGACACCGATGGGAGAGAATTCATCAAAGAGATTTTGGAAAAGAAGAACGGCATCATCCGCTATCCCTGGATCAATCAGGAAATGGGGGAATCGCAAGCACGCGACAAAATCGCAGCGTATGCCTACTTGCCGAGCTGGAATTGGGTGATCGTCGGCAGTACCTATTTGGACGAATACACGGGCGCAGTCACCACCATGCGTAACAGTTATGCCTTGGTGGGCTTGGTATTGATTCTTTTGCTGTCCAGTGGATTGAATTGGATGATTCGTCGAATGATCTTCACGCCCATGGGGCGGGTCATCTTGGCTGCCCAAGCGATCGCCAATGGCGATCTGCAGACGACGCTGCGCGTCGAAAGCGAGGATGAAGTAGGCCAGTTGATGCTCGCGATCAACAACATCGGACAAGGGTTGAGCGGCGTCGTTCAGTCTGTACGCGAAATCTCCCACGGCATCGCTACTGCCAGCCATGCTGTAGCGCAGGACAACAGTGACTTATGTGCCCGAACCGAAGCCCAAGCCAATTCCCTGGAACAAACCGACGTTTCGATGGAAGAACTACGGCAAGCCGTCCAACACAATGCCCATGGCGCTCACCAAGCCAATCAACTCGCCCTGGGCGCCAGTGAAGTCGCCGCCCAAGGCGGTACGGCGGTTTCCGAGGTGGTCAATACCATGCAAGGCATCAATGCCGCTTCGCGCAAGATTGCCGACATCATCGGCGTGATCGATGCCATTGCCTTCCAAACCAATATCCTGGCCCTGAATGCCGCCGTCGAGGCAGCGCGCGCCGGGGAACAAGGTCGCGGCTTTGCCGTGGTGGCGAGCGAGGTGCGGTCGCTGGCAGGCCGCGCTGCGCAGGCGGCCAAGGAAATCAAAGCCCTCATCAATACCAGCGTCGAAAGGGTGGAACAAGGCATGGTGCAAGTCGACCGGGCAGGCACCACGATGACCGAGGTAGTCCACAGCATCCGCAAAGTGACCGATCTGATGGGCGAGATCAGCGCCGCCAGCGGCGAGCAAAGTCACGGTGTAGAGCAGGTGGGCGGAGCCATACACCACATCGACCAGGTGACGAAGGAAAACGCAGCCTTGGTCGAAAAAATGGCTGCCACGGCTGTCGAACTCCAAAACCAGTCCGACGAGCTGGTACGGATGGTCTCGGCATTCAGGGTCGGAGATAGCGACCATTCCCGCCCCAAGCTGCGTGCTTTGAGCGCCTAG
- the ruvA gene encoding Holliday junction branch migration protein RuvA produces MIGKLTGILAEKNPPDILLDCHGVGYEVQVPMSTFYVLPACGETTSLLTHLVVREDAHTLYGFATTAERRAFRELLRITGVGPRTALCVLSGMSPDDLSRAVTTQDTGPLMQVPGIGKKTAQRLLLELKGRLGDAATAPVPGGDATKSDILQALLSLGYSDREASTALQSLPEGVSVSDGIRKALQALAK; encoded by the coding sequence ATGATCGGAAAACTCACCGGCATCCTTGCCGAAAAAAACCCGCCAGACATCTTGCTCGATTGCCACGGGGTAGGGTACGAAGTGCAGGTGCCGATGAGCACGTTCTACGTGCTGCCCGCCTGTGGGGAGACGACGAGCCTGCTCACGCACCTGGTGGTTCGCGAAGATGCGCACACCCTCTATGGCTTTGCGACGACTGCGGAGCGTCGCGCATTCCGGGAACTGCTGCGTATTACCGGGGTCGGGCCGAGAACGGCGCTGTGCGTGCTGTCCGGCATGTCTCCGGACGATCTTTCGCGCGCCGTCACCACGCAAGACACCGGCCCTTTAATGCAGGTGCCGGGAATCGGCAAAAAGACCGCGCAACGGCTGTTGCTCGAACTGAAAGGCAGGCTTGGCGATGCCGCCACTGCGCCCGTACCCGGAGGGGATGCCACCAAGTCGGACATCCTGCAAGCGCTGCTCTCGCTAGGCTACTCCGACCGCGAAGCCAGCACAGCCTTGCAATCGTTACCAGAAGGGGTATCGGTCAGCGACGGGATTCGCAAGGCACTCCAAGCCTTGGCGAAGTGA
- the typA gene encoding translational GTPase TypA — protein MNTVRNLAIIAHVDHGKTTLVDQLLRQSGAFRSNEKVAERVMDNNDLERERGITILAKNCAVAWKGTHINIVDTPGHADFGGEVERALSMVDGVILLIDAVEGPMPQTRFVTQKALARGLLPIVVVNKVDRPSARPDYVVNAAFDLFVKLDASEEQLNFPVVYASGLQAWASLTQGEPGQPWGENLDPLFDTILAHVPPNQGDPDAPLQLQISSLDYSTYVGRIGIGRITQGTLRAGQDVLVMEGADGASSRSRVQQLLTFEGLDRVPAESAGPGDIVLVSGVEGVNIGVTLTDPANPMPLPMLTVDEPTLIMNFCVNTSPFAGKEGKFVTSRQLRDRLWRELESNVALRVRETDEEGIFEVSGRGELHLTILLENLRREGYELAVSKPRVVYHWVDGDRHEPIELLTVDVENAHQGGVMQALGQRRGELVHMESEGHDRTRLDYRIPARGLIGFQNEFLNLTRGTGLMSHIFDGYEPYKGDIESRKNGVLISAESGEVMTYALGKLDDRGRMFVKPQDAVYEGMIVGVHNRDNDIVVNAVRAKQLTNFRVSGKEDAIKVTPPILLTLEYAVEFIEDDELVEITPKSIRLRKRYLKEHERKRASRVGQGEGA, from the coding sequence ATGAACACTGTACGCAACCTTGCCATCATCGCCCACGTAGACCACGGAAAAACCACCCTGGTCGATCAGCTCTTGCGCCAAAGCGGCGCCTTCCGCAGCAATGAAAAAGTGGCGGAGCGCGTCATGGACAACAACGACCTTGAGCGCGAGCGCGGCATCACGATCCTTGCCAAGAACTGCGCCGTGGCATGGAAAGGCACGCACATCAACATCGTCGATACCCCCGGCCACGCGGATTTTGGCGGCGAGGTCGAGCGCGCTCTGTCGATGGTCGATGGGGTCATCCTGCTCATCGATGCCGTCGAAGGCCCCATGCCGCAGACGCGCTTCGTCACCCAAAAAGCCCTGGCGCGTGGGCTGTTGCCCATCGTCGTCGTCAACAAGGTTGACCGCCCCAGCGCCCGTCCGGATTACGTCGTCAACGCGGCCTTTGATTTGTTTGTCAAGCTCGACGCGAGCGAAGAACAACTCAACTTCCCCGTCGTCTATGCATCGGGGCTGCAAGCCTGGGCGTCGCTCACGCAGGGCGAACCGGGGCAACCGTGGGGCGAGAACCTCGACCCGCTGTTCGACACCATCCTTGCGCACGTCCCGCCGAACCAAGGCGACCCCGACGCTCCCTTGCAGCTTCAAATCAGCTCCCTCGACTACTCCACCTACGTCGGGCGTATCGGCATTGGGCGCATCACCCAGGGCACGCTGCGCGCAGGGCAGGATGTGCTGGTCATGGAAGGGGCGGATGGCGCAAGCAGCCGCTCCCGCGTGCAGCAGCTTTTGACCTTCGAGGGGCTGGATCGTGTTCCCGCCGAGTCTGCCGGGCCGGGAGACATCGTCCTCGTCAGTGGAGTCGAGGGGGTCAATATCGGCGTGACGTTGACCGACCCCGCCAACCCGATGCCGTTGCCGATGCTCACGGTCGATGAGCCTACGCTGATCATGAACTTCTGCGTCAATACCTCGCCTTTTGCGGGCAAGGAAGGCAAGTTCGTCACCAGCCGCCAGTTGCGCGACCGGCTGTGGCGAGAGCTGGAATCGAACGTGGCCCTGCGCGTGCGGGAGACTGATGAAGAAGGCATCTTCGAAGTGAGTGGCCGGGGCGAACTGCATCTGACGATCCTGCTCGAAAACCTGCGCCGTGAAGGCTACGAGCTGGCCGTTTCCAAGCCCCGCGTGGTGTACCACTGGGTAGACGGGGACCGGCACGAACCCATCGAACTGCTGACTGTCGATGTCGAAAACGCCCACCAGGGCGGGGTGATGCAGGCATTGGGCCAGCGCAGGGGGGAACTGGTACACATGGAAAGTGAAGGCCATGACCGCACCCGGCTGGACTACCGCATCCCCGCGCGGGGGCTGATCGGTTTTCAAAACGAGTTTTTGAATCTGACCCGGGGAACGGGGCTGATGAGCCACATCTTCGATGGCTACGAGCCGTACAAGGGCGATATCGAATCCCGCAAAAACGGGGTGCTCATCAGCGCGGAAAGCGGGGAAGTGATGACCTATGCGCTAGGCAAGCTCGACGACCGGGGCCGGATGTTCGTCAAGCCGCAAGATGCCGTCTACGAAGGGATGATCGTCGGCGTCCACAACCGCGATAACGACATCGTCGTCAATGCCGTGCGAGCCAAGCAACTGACGAATTTCCGCGTATCCGGCAAGGAAGACGCGATCAAAGTGACCCCGCCGATCCTGCTGACGCTCGAATACGCGGTCGAGTTCATCGAGGACGACGAGCTTGTCGAAATCACGCCAAAGTCGATTCGCCTGCGCAAACGCTACCTTAAGGAGCACGAACGCAAGCGTGCCAGCCGCGTAGGGCAGGGGGAAGGCGCGTAA